In Novosphingobium sp. RL4, the sequence GCCGTTCATTTTCGCAAGCGGCTACGGCGAACGCGCGTTGATGGCCGGAGATTTCAAGCGCGTGCCGGTCGTGACCAAGCCTTATGGCGAACGCGACGTGCGGGCGGCTATTGGGCGATTGCGGCGAGGCTAGAAAGGAAGGGCAGGAATCGGCGCCCTGCCCCCTAGCCCCAGCTCGCCATTAGCCCCAACTCGCCGCGGCAGGAGCCGCTTCCAGGAAAGCGATCAGCCCCCGCTCCTCACGTGCGAGCCACTGGGTGCGGCGCGGCAACCGGGCCGGAAGCTCCGGCACCGGCTCCGCATGGCGGACGAATGCGATCAGCGCCGGGTGGACATAGGACTTTCGCGCAATCGCGGGCGTATTGCCGAGATGCTCGGCCACGTCCTCCAGCACGGCCTTCAGCGTCACGCCCGGCTCCCGCCAGATCCGCGCGAAAGCCAGAGTGCTCGCGGCGAACGTGCGGAAATCCTTGGCCGAAAAGTCCTCGCCCATGGTCTCGTGCAGGTAGTCGTTCACGTCCTGCGAGCCGACCGGGACCGAGCACCCCTCCCCGTCGAGATACTGGAACAGGTGCTGTCCCGGCAGGTCCTGCATCTTCCTGACGCAGGACACGAGCGCCCGGTCGCTGGAGGTGACCTCGCGCAGCTTGCCGTGCTTGCCCCGGAACCGCAGCCGTAGCTTG encodes:
- a CDS encoding DNA topoisomerase IB codes for the protein MARLTFADGTEPGITRRPIRSGKWAYHDPDGGRITDREEIDRLNRIALPPAYVDCWFSPDPAAHLLATGFDARGRKQYRYHPEYRADRDASKFDRCAAFGHALAGLRQRVAADLALSTLCRERAVASVVALLDSAAMRVGNERYATQNRSFGATTLRGRHATLKGRKLRLRFRGKHGKLREVTSSDRALVSCVRKMQDLPGQHLFQYLDGEGCSVPVGSQDVNDYLHETMGEDFSAKDFRTFAASTLAFARIWREPGVTLKAVLEDVAEHLGNTPAIARKSYVHPALIAFVRHAEPVPELPARLPRRTQWLAREERGLIAFLEAAPAAASWG